Proteins co-encoded in one Acidobacteriota bacterium genomic window:
- a CDS encoding amidohydrolase/deacetylase family metallohydrolase, translated as MRACAGFCLAACTSVPQLAAAQSASQAGPGASSAASAPVEEKQYDLLLKGGHVIDAKNNIDAIRDVAIKDGKIAKVAAGIPANSAIKTVNVAGLYVTPGLIDMHVHVFWGLTKDDYAGGDWAVAPDGVTLRDGVTTVVDAGSSGWRNFETFKERVIDRSQTRVLAELNIVGAGMGSGPIEQNKEDMDGEKTAEMALKYPNIVVGIKSAHFTGPEWFPYEQAVKAGTIAHIPVMIDFGSRRPERPLYQLLEEKLRPGDIYTHMYGGSRGEQDPETGGPGKGMWEGRKRGIYFDVGHGQSSFLFSVAVPLIKAGFIPDSISTDIHSDNLNEGLKDQLTTADKFLAMGLPLKEVIAEMTWHPAVEVQQTQLGHLSEGAIADVAVLNVHHGDYGFIDGAGAVLKGHERLECELTIKDGKFVYDLNGLSAPPWNQPPGPAEKQAKKWTSLRIPTGLQRPMNPQMAARMARFPPRWQPYETDANGKVTVKAAAKLPPPGVKRPKLDVPPQASTWAKPPYDSWPAARK; from the coding sequence ATGCGCGCCTGTGCCGGGTTCTGCTTGGCAGCCTGCACCTCTGTGCCGCAGCTTGCTGCCGCGCAGAGCGCAAGCCAGGCTGGGCCGGGGGCATCGTCCGCAGCCAGCGCCCCTGTCGAGGAGAAGCAGTACGACCTGCTGTTGAAAGGGGGGCACGTTATCGATGCGAAGAACAACATCGACGCCATTCGAGACGTTGCCATCAAGGATGGAAAGATTGCGAAGGTTGCGGCGGGAATTCCGGCAAACTCCGCCATCAAGACCGTGAACGTGGCGGGCCTGTATGTCACCCCGGGATTGATCGATATGCACGTCCATGTCTTCTGGGGCCTGACAAAGGACGATTATGCCGGCGGCGACTGGGCGGTTGCACCCGACGGCGTTACGTTGCGTGACGGCGTGACTACCGTTGTAGATGCCGGTTCGTCGGGGTGGCGCAACTTCGAGACGTTCAAGGAGCGCGTGATCGATCGCTCACAGACGCGGGTCCTCGCTGAGTTGAATATCGTGGGTGCGGGCATGGGCAGCGGTCCGATCGAGCAGAACAAGGAGGACATGGACGGCGAGAAGACGGCCGAGATGGCCCTGAAGTATCCCAACATCGTTGTTGGGATCAAGAGCGCTCATTTCACGGGTCCGGAGTGGTTTCCTTATGAGCAGGCCGTCAAGGCCGGAACGATTGCTCATATCCCGGTGATGATTGACTTTGGCTCGCGTCGTCCGGAGCGTCCTCTGTATCAGCTTCTTGAAGAGAAGCTAAGGCCCGGCGACATCTACACGCATATGTATGGCGGCAGCCGCGGAGAGCAGGACCCAGAGACGGGCGGACCGGGCAAGGGCATGTGGGAGGGCCGGAAGCGCGGCATCTACTTCGACGTAGGCCACGGACAGAGCAGCTTCCTGTTCAGCGTGGCCGTACCGTTGATCAAGGCGGGCTTCATCCCCGATTCGATCTCCACGGACATTCACTCCGACAATTTGAACGAGGGGTTGAAGGACCAGTTGACGACGGCAGACAAGTTCCTCGCCATGGGGCTGCCGCTGAAAGAGGTCATCGCCGAGATGACGTGGCACCCGGCGGTAGAGGTGCAGCAGACACAACTGGGGCACCTGTCAGAGGGAGCCATTGCCGATGTCGCTGTGCTGAACGTTCATCATGGCGACTACGGTTTTATCGACGGCGCGGGAGCAGTGTTGAAGGGCCACGAGAGATTGGAGTGCGAGTTAACCATCAAGGACGGCAAGTTTGTCTACGACCTCAATGGCCTCTCGGCCCCGCCGTGGAACCAGCCGCCAGGACCTGCGGAGAAGCAGGCGAAGAAGTGGACCTCGCTGCGTATTCCAACCGGGCTGCAACGTCCGATGAACCCGCAGATGGCAGCTCGCATGGCGAGGTTCCCTCCACGGTGGCAGCCTTACGAGACAGATGCAAACGGCAAGGTTACCGTGAAGGCCGCTGCAAAGCTTCCGCCCCCGGGAGTGAAGAGGCCGAAGCTGGATGTGCCTCCTCAGGCTTCAACGTGGGCCAAGCCACCGTACGACTCGTGGCCGGCGGCCAGGAAGTAG
- a CDS encoding VTT domain-containing protein has protein sequence MPIALAFFVHYAYLILFLWVLVEQIGIPIPSVPLLLTAGTLSATHQIHHLSALIAVLAACMISDSIWFLMGQRYGNSVLKLLCRLSFEASTCVSKTEGYFTRRGHATLLFSKFVPGLSTVAPPIAGQIGMSYTRFFMWDLAGSFIWAEAFLLPGRFFGDVAQKSAPFFHWLGRFAFIIFVLMVLGFMAYRFLKTRKFLQQVRELRLEPGELKEMMDQAAELGNKPPFIVDLRHPLDYAPDPRVLPGALRIGPNEIRLHSEIIPRDRDVVLYCTCPSEETSAKLALQLHKLGVYRVRPLRGGFDGWKDAGYPLEEYPVEAPPATAVLSTDIAPASQAKPALPLL, from the coding sequence ATGCCGATCGCGCTAGCATTCTTCGTTCACTACGCCTACCTGATCCTGTTTCTCTGGGTCCTGGTGGAGCAGATCGGCATTCCGATTCCGAGCGTGCCTCTGCTGCTTACGGCGGGAACGTTGAGCGCGACACACCAGATTCATCACCTGTCGGCGCTGATCGCTGTCCTTGCGGCGTGCATGATCTCCGACTCAATCTGGTTCCTGATGGGACAGCGGTACGGCAACAGTGTGCTAAAGCTGCTCTGCCGTCTGTCGTTTGAGGCCTCGACCTGCGTTAGCAAGACCGAGGGCTACTTTACGCGCCGGGGACATGCGACGCTGCTTTTCTCGAAGTTCGTTCCGGGGCTGAGCACGGTTGCGCCTCCCATTGCCGGCCAGATCGGGATGTCCTACACAAGATTTTTTATGTGGGACCTCGCCGGTTCGTTCATCTGGGCGGAGGCATTCCTTCTGCCGGGCCGCTTCTTCGGCGACGTGGCGCAGAAGAGCGCTCCGTTCTTCCACTGGCTTGGGCGCTTTGCCTTCATCATCTTCGTGCTGATGGTTCTCGGCTTCATGGCCTACCGCTTCCTCAAGACGCGGAAGTTCCTGCAGCAGGTGCGCGAGCTGCGGTTGGAACCGGGCGAGTTGAAGGAGATGATGGACCAGGCTGCCGAGCTGGGGAACAAGCCTCCGTTCATCGTCGACCTGCGTCACCCGCTGGACTACGCGCCCGACCCGCGCGTATTGCCGGGCGCCCTGCGGATCGGGCCCAACGAGATCAGGCTGCACAGCGAGATCATCCCTCGCGACCGCGACGTGGTGCTCTACTGCACCTGCCCGAGCGAGGAGACGAGCGCGAAGCTGGCGCTGCAACTCCACAAACTTGGGGTCTACCGCGTTCGTCCGTTGCGCGGCGGATTTGATGGCTGGAAGGACGCCGGGTACCCGCTGGAGGAATACCCGGTGGAAGCTCCACCAGCGACTGCGGTGTTGTCCACCGATATCGCTCCCGCTTCGCAGGCCAAGCCTGCTCTGCCGCTGCTGTAA
- a CDS encoding HlyD family secretion protein: MLLAIGAALFYWHSTFTEDTDDAQVDGDLYQVSARVAGQVVKVYVEDNQAVKAGDLIAEIDPKDFQVALEQAQANLASAEAAAIQANVNVPIASISSSTSISTTSSDVQGTQAAVAQSQKQVQAAAARVDQAKANAVKSDLDVERYKPLVEKDVISKQQFDAAVAQAAANRAAVLEAESTLIGQQEAVRQSQQRLIQSRSQALEAAKNGPSQVKAQQARAQAALADVKQAQAKVDQAKLNLGYTHITAPVSGIVNKKNIQVGANLSVGQDVLTIVPLTDLWVTANFKETQLDRMRPGQDVTIKVDALGGRKFHGKIKQIGGATGSRLSLFPPENATGNYVKVVQRIPVRIDFTNLADENKDMSLRPGFSVTPIVSVK, encoded by the coding sequence ATGCTGCTGGCGATCGGCGCCGCGCTGTTCTATTGGCACTCAACCTTTACAGAGGACACCGACGATGCGCAGGTGGACGGCGACCTGTACCAGGTCAGCGCCCGTGTCGCCGGACAGGTAGTCAAGGTGTATGTCGAGGACAACCAGGCGGTGAAGGCCGGCGACCTGATCGCGGAGATCGACCCCAAGGACTTCCAGGTGGCGCTTGAGCAGGCGCAGGCCAACCTTGCCAGCGCCGAGGCGGCCGCGATCCAGGCGAACGTGAACGTGCCGATTGCGAGCATCTCTTCGAGCACCAGCATCAGTACGACAAGCTCCGACGTTCAGGGCACGCAGGCAGCCGTAGCTCAGTCGCAGAAGCAGGTGCAGGCCGCGGCGGCGCGGGTGGACCAGGCCAAGGCGAATGCCGTCAAGTCCGACCTCGACGTGGAGCGCTACAAGCCCCTCGTCGAGAAGGACGTGATCTCCAAGCAGCAGTTCGATGCGGCGGTGGCGCAGGCCGCGGCCAATCGCGCGGCTGTGCTTGAGGCGGAGTCGACGCTGATCGGTCAGCAGGAGGCGGTGCGTCAGTCGCAGCAACGGCTCATACAGTCGCGCTCGCAGGCACTCGAGGCAGCGAAGAACGGACCCAGCCAGGTCAAGGCGCAGCAGGCCAGGGCGCAGGCGGCGCTTGCCGACGTCAAGCAGGCACAGGCGAAGGTCGACCAGGCGAAGCTCAACCTTGGCTACACTCACATCACCGCGCCAGTGTCAGGCATCGTGAACAAGAAGAACATCCAGGTCGGGGCGAATCTCTCCGTGGGCCAGGATGTGCTGACAATCGTTCCTCTGACCGATCTGTGGGTCACCGCGAACTTCAAGGAGACGCAGTTGGACCGCATGAGGCCAGGGCAGGACGTCACCATCAAGGTCGACGCCCTTGGCGGGCGCAAGTTCCACGGCAAGATCAAGCAGATTGGCGGGGCCACCGGCTCACGACTGTCGCTCTTTCCTCCGGAGAACGCAACCGGCAACTATGTGAAGGTCGTGCAACGTATCCCGGTTCGCATCGACTTCACCAACCTGGCTGACGAGAACAAGGACATGTCGCTGCGTCCGGGCTTCTCGGTGACGCCGATTGTTTCCGTAAAGTAA
- a CDS encoding TolC family protein, producing MVQLRKVAEAQRFVCGRAGYRRGAAAVLGLTLACLPSAYSQQAQGSGNQPKPTQTGPSSGPESSPIAGAQQQLYTVSGQNDAGVTQDSYKGSIVEGKATGTTIDLSLDDAIKRGLRNNLGVILQGAAQRNANGQRLEELQALLPTVTGAASINVQQVNLAAYGLKFPGINPIVGPFQVVDFRAYLTQNLVNVSALQNYIAAKHNFAAAKLTAADARDLVVLTVGNAYLLCVADGARVEAVSAELATSKVTLDQAVAAHEAGTSPKLDVLRAQVDYQNEQQTLISAKNQLAKDKLALARAIGLPLDQDYRLTDQVPYAAFNDIDPQATVDQALKTRKDLAASGEKVKAASAQKTSAWAYQLPVVSFTGDFGDLGQTPGHSHSSYSATGQVTVPILQIAKTKGQEDVAGAQYDQARARLADQAQQVNADVRDSILDIQAAAKLVEATHSNVELANEALSEAQQRFKAGVSDNLPVSQAQAQTEQANDQYISALYQHNIAKLSLARALGAAQTNYKDYLGGK from the coding sequence ATGGTTCAACTCAGGAAAGTGGCTGAAGCGCAGCGATTCGTCTGCGGGAGAGCTGGCTATAGGAGAGGCGCGGCAGCGGTCCTGGGCCTGACCCTGGCGTGCCTGCCTTCCGCATACAGCCAGCAGGCGCAGGGATCAGGAAATCAGCCCAAGCCGACGCAGACCGGGCCCAGCTCGGGCCCCGAGAGCTCCCCGATCGCCGGCGCGCAGCAGCAGCTCTACACCGTCTCCGGCCAGAACGATGCGGGTGTGACGCAGGACTCGTACAAGGGCTCCATCGTCGAAGGCAAGGCGACGGGAACGACGATCGACCTTTCGCTCGACGATGCGATCAAGCGCGGCCTGAGAAATAACCTCGGTGTCATCCTGCAGGGAGCGGCGCAGAGGAACGCGAACGGCCAGCGACTGGAGGAGCTTCAGGCGCTGCTTCCGACGGTGACCGGCGCGGCGAGCATTAATGTGCAGCAGGTGAACCTTGCAGCCTACGGATTGAAGTTTCCCGGGATTAATCCTATTGTTGGACCCTTTCAGGTAGTCGACTTCCGGGCGTATCTCACGCAGAACCTTGTCAACGTATCGGCCCTTCAGAATTACATCGCCGCCAAACACAACTTTGCTGCGGCGAAATTGACCGCCGCCGACGCGCGCGACCTGGTTGTGTTAACTGTGGGCAATGCCTATCTGCTGTGCGTAGCCGATGGAGCGCGTGTCGAGGCCGTCAGCGCGGAGCTTGCGACCTCGAAGGTGACGCTCGACCAGGCTGTCGCTGCTCACGAAGCGGGCACAAGCCCCAAGCTCGATGTTCTACGCGCGCAGGTGGACTACCAGAACGAGCAGCAGACGCTTATCTCCGCGAAGAACCAGCTGGCGAAGGACAAGCTGGCACTGGCGCGGGCGATCGGACTTCCGCTCGATCAGGACTACCGCCTGACGGACCAGGTGCCCTATGCGGCGTTCAACGACATTGATCCGCAGGCGACTGTTGACCAGGCGTTGAAGACGCGCAAGGACCTCGCGGCCTCGGGCGAGAAGGTGAAGGCGGCGAGCGCGCAGAAGACTTCGGCGTGGGCGTATCAGCTTCCCGTCGTCAGCTTCACGGGAGACTTCGGCGACCTGGGGCAGACGCCCGGCCACTCGCACTCAAGCTACAGCGCGACTGGCCAGGTGACGGTGCCGATCCTTCAAATCGCGAAGACGAAGGGGCAGGAAGATGTGGCTGGCGCGCAGTACGATCAGGCGCGCGCGCGTCTCGCCGACCAGGCACAGCAGGTGAATGCGGACGTCCGCGACAGCATTCTCGATATTCAGGCGGCAGCCAAGTTGGTTGAAGCGACGCACTCAAACGTGGAGCTGGCCAATGAGGCCCTCAGCGAGGCGCAGCAGCGGTTCAAGGCGGGAGTCTCTGACAACCTGCCGGTATCGCAGGCGCAGGCACAGACCGAGCAGGCCAACGACCAGTACATCAGTGCGCTCTACCAGCACAACATCGCCAAGCTTTCTCTGGCGCGTGCGCTGGGCGCGGCACAGACAAATTACAAAGACTACCTCGGAGGGAAGTAA
- a CDS encoding Gfo/Idh/MocA family oxidoreductase: MAEIGVAVIGFGLAGRVFHAPFVSAVPGLKLEAIVQRRGDEAAKAYPNARILRSVEEALSDDSIKLIVVGTPNETHYDLAKKALLAGKHVVIDKPFAATSTEARDLIKTAAANKLIVAPFHNRRWDGDFKTVRKIVDSGELGRLVTFESHFDRFRPLPREGTWKESANDANGMLFDLGPHLVDQALALFGAPQSIAACVRRDRDTTGIEDAFDITLDYPKLQAICRATMVAAEPAPRFLLHGTKGSFIKYGLDPQEPTLVAGGTVPPVGDPREWLAEPESAWGTLVIAPDPANPGTLTRTKVKTELGDYRGFYANVRDAILGVAPLAVTSEDGYRVIRLLELARQSSAEGRTLKADFSAA; the protein is encoded by the coding sequence ATGGCAGAGATTGGTGTTGCTGTTATCGGCTTCGGCCTTGCCGGGCGCGTCTTTCACGCTCCCTTCGTCAGTGCGGTTCCCGGCTTGAAGCTTGAAGCGATCGTGCAGCGTCGCGGCGATGAGGCCGCAAAAGCGTATCCGAACGCACGAATTCTGCGCAGTGTCGAAGAGGCCCTGAGCGATGACTCCATCAAGCTGATCGTCGTCGGCACGCCGAACGAGACACACTACGACCTCGCAAAGAAGGCCCTGCTCGCGGGCAAGCACGTCGTCATCGACAAGCCGTTTGCAGCTACCAGCACCGAGGCCCGTGATCTGATCAAGACCGCCGCTGCCAATAAGCTGATCGTCGCCCCCTTCCACAACCGCCGCTGGGACGGCGATTTCAAGACCGTGCGCAAAATCGTGGACTCAGGAGAACTAGGCAGACTCGTCACCTTCGAGTCGCACTTCGACCGCTTCCGTCCCCTGCCGCGCGAGGGCACGTGGAAAGAGAGCGCAAACGACGCCAACGGAATGCTCTTCGATCTCGGCCCGCACCTCGTCGACCAGGCGCTCGCGCTCTTCGGAGCGCCCCAATCGATCGCCGCGTGCGTGCGCCGCGACCGCGACACCACCGGCATTGAAGATGCCTTCGACATCACGCTCGACTATCCGAAGCTCCAGGCAATCTGCCGCGCGACCATGGTCGCCGCCGAGCCCGCGCCGCGCTTTCTGCTTCATGGCACGAAGGGCAGCTTCATCAAATACGGCCTCGACCCGCAGGAGCCCACGCTCGTCGCCGGTGGAACCGTGCCGCCCGTCGGCGATCCCCGCGAGTGGCTCGCCGAACCTGAGTCTGCCTGGGGGACGCTCGTCATTGCGCCCGACCCGGCCAACCCCGGAACGCTGACGCGAACGAAGGTCAAGACAGAGCTCGGCGACTATCGCGGCTTCTACGCCAACGTTCGCGACGCCATCCTCGGCGTGGCCCCACTCGCCGTCACCTCCGAGGACGGCTACCGCGTCATTCGCCTGCTCGAGCTCGCGCGGCAGAGCTCCGCCGAGGGCAGAACGCTCAAGGCCGACTTCTCCGCGGCATGA
- the argJ gene encoding bifunctional glutamate N-acetyltransferase/amino-acid acetyltransferase ArgJ: protein MDGESKLSNEALPLGFQWGAVKAGIKASGNLDVAIAVAPAGAQAAVMFTSNQVVAAPITVGRKHMASTGGRVKAVLVNAGNANCATGQAGIDACTATCVAAAEAFGCIFDEVFPSSTGIIGVPFPGDKVIAALPGLKTAMGSSSSHAELFAQAIMTTDTKMKVASASINVDGKEVRIFGAAKGAGMIHPRLGPPVPPHATMLVYLFTDIAADGASLRELLQPAVQQSFNSISIDGDTSTNDTVLLLASRSSNVKLDGASRESFTTALNTVCRTLAHKVVDDGEGVTHVVTLDIGGTRNEADARQIARAIAHSPLCKTAWSSADPNWGRLLAAAGYSGVEFDPVLVTVRIGDVPVYEAGMRSPAFDEAAAHRVMQQREYTIAMHMGQGVAGCQFITCDLTEEYVRINADYST, encoded by the coding sequence ATGGACGGTGAGTCGAAGTTGAGCAACGAAGCCCTTCCCCTGGGCTTCCAGTGGGGCGCAGTCAAAGCAGGAATCAAGGCCAGCGGAAATCTGGATGTCGCCATCGCAGTCGCTCCGGCAGGAGCGCAGGCTGCGGTCATGTTTACCAGCAATCAGGTCGTGGCCGCCCCGATAACAGTTGGGCGCAAACACATGGCCTCGACCGGCGGCCGCGTCAAGGCAGTGCTCGTCAACGCGGGCAACGCCAACTGCGCCACAGGACAGGCCGGCATCGACGCCTGCACCGCCACATGCGTCGCCGCCGCAGAGGCCTTCGGCTGCATCTTCGACGAGGTCTTCCCCTCCTCGACCGGCATCATCGGCGTTCCCTTCCCCGGCGACAAGGTCATCGCAGCTCTCCCGGGCCTGAAGACCGCAATGGGCAGTTCCTCCAGCCACGCAGAATTATTCGCCCAGGCCATCATGACGACCGACACGAAGATGAAGGTCGCCTCGGCCTCCATCAACGTCGACGGCAAAGAGGTCCGCATCTTCGGCGCGGCCAAGGGGGCAGGCATGATTCATCCGCGGCTCGGACCGCCGGTTCCGCCTCACGCCACCATGCTGGTGTATCTGTTCACCGACATCGCAGCCGACGGAGCAAGCCTCCGAGAGCTTCTGCAGCCCGCCGTACAACAGAGCTTCAACTCCATCTCCATCGACGGCGATACATCGACGAACGACACCGTGCTTTTGTTGGCAAGCCGCAGCAGTAACGTGAAGCTCGACGGCGCCTCACGCGAGAGCTTCACTACCGCGCTCAACACCGTCTGCCGCACGCTCGCCCACAAGGTCGTCGACGATGGCGAGGGAGTGACCCACGTCGTCACGCTCGACATCGGAGGCACACGCAACGAGGCAGACGCCCGCCAGATCGCCCGTGCTATCGCGCACTCGCCCCTTTGCAAGACCGCGTGGTCGAGCGCCGATCCCAACTGGGGACGCCTCCTGGCCGCCGCCGGATACTCAGGAGTCGAGTTTGACCCTGTCCTTGTAACCGTGCGCATCGGCGATGTCCCCGTCTACGAAGCAGGCATGCGCTCCCCCGCCTTCGACGAGGCCGCCGCGCATCGTGTGATGCAGCAGCGCGAGTACACCATCGCCATGCACATGGGCCAGGGCGTGGCCGGCTGCCAGTTCATCACCTGCGACCTTACAGAAGAGTACGTCCGCATCAACGCCGATTACTCAACATAG
- the aceE gene encoding pyruvate dehydrogenase (acetyl-transferring), homodimeric type, protein MTTKLETPAQVDFTREVAEWIEAFDEVVAGDWEQSAKLLEALHTRAREAGVPVQSELTTPYQNTIPKHDEVPYPGDRSLERRVEALIRWNAMAMVHGQNKKDAGIGGHISTYSSLATLLEVGFNHFFHAKYGDQPGDFIYFQGHASPGVYARAYLEGRLSDAHLKNFRHELRETPGLSSYPHPWLMPEFWAFPTVSMGIGPLNAIYQARFMRYLEHRGLIQPTERKVWAFVGDGETDEVDTLGAISVAAREKLDNLIFVVNCNLQRLDGPVRGNKRIIDELEGHFRGVGWNVIKVIWGSDWDALFERDHTGLLLRRMEECVDGDFQTFKAKNGAYLRQNFFGKYPELLELVRDMTDEQLERLHRGGHDPGKIYNAYKRAMEHKGGPTVILAKTVKGYGMGSSQARNATHNEKKMADSELAAFVKRFDIPIPEEAATHGTPYRPSQDAPEIVYMQQRRQELGGYLPKREVPKLDFTAPKLDYFAEWTAGSNKRAVSTTMGFVSILRHLLKDPAFGKLIVPILPDEGRTFGMESAIKQVGIYAPEGQKYTPHDADMLLYYREMTDGQILEEGITEAGSMASFTAAGTAYSNYRVPMIPFYMYYSMFGFQRIGDMAWAFADSRGKGFLMGGTAGRTTMLGEGLQHQDGHSIVLSSTIPTCKTYDPAFVYELAVVVQDGLRRMYEKGEDCFYYITMYNEDYAMPAMPEGVTEGILRGMYQLKPALKGEAVAQLFGSGTILNEVLRAQEILSSKYGVETNVWSMTSYIELRRDALATERWNRLHPAEALRKSYLETALEGTKGPIIAASDYMKVIPDALSPWLPTRLVALGTDGFGRSDNREHLRRHFEVSAEAIVGATLSKLARDGKFKPKAAQKALAELGVNTEAGDPAHA, encoded by the coding sequence ATGACTACAAAGCTTGAAACGCCTGCACAGGTTGACTTCACCAGAGAAGTTGCAGAGTGGATTGAAGCCTTTGACGAGGTAGTGGCAGGCGACTGGGAACAGAGCGCCAAACTGCTGGAGGCCCTGCATACCCGCGCCCGCGAGGCCGGCGTCCCGGTACAGAGTGAGCTAACAACTCCTTATCAGAACACCATCCCCAAACACGACGAAGTTCCCTATCCCGGCGATCGCTCGCTCGAGCGCCGCGTCGAGGCCCTGATCCGCTGGAACGCCATGGCCATGGTCCATGGTCAGAACAAGAAGGATGCAGGCATCGGCGGGCACATCTCCACCTACTCGTCGCTCGCGACCCTGCTTGAGGTCGGCTTCAACCACTTCTTCCACGCAAAGTACGGCGACCAGCCCGGAGACTTCATCTACTTCCAGGGCCACGCCTCCCCCGGCGTCTACGCGCGCGCCTATCTTGAAGGCCGGCTCAGCGACGCCCACCTGAAGAACTTCCGTCACGAGCTCCGCGAGACCCCTGGCCTGAGCTCCTATCCTCACCCCTGGCTGATGCCGGAGTTCTGGGCGTTTCCCACGGTCTCCATGGGCATCGGGCCGCTGAACGCTATCTACCAGGCGCGCTTCATGCGCTACCTCGAGCATCGCGGCCTCATCCAGCCGACCGAGCGCAAGGTCTGGGCCTTTGTAGGCGACGGCGAGACCGACGAGGTCGACACCCTCGGGGCCATCTCCGTCGCGGCGCGCGAGAAGCTCGACAACCTCATCTTCGTGGTCAACTGCAACTTGCAACGGCTCGACGGGCCGGTGCGCGGCAACAAGCGCATCATCGACGAGCTCGAGGGCCACTTCCGCGGCGTCGGATGGAACGTCATCAAGGTGATCTGGGGCTCGGACTGGGACGCTCTCTTCGAGCGCGACCACACCGGTCTGCTGCTGCGCCGTATGGAAGAGTGCGTCGACGGCGACTTCCAGACCTTCAAGGCGAAGAACGGCGCTTACCTGCGCCAGAACTTCTTCGGCAAGTACCCGGAGCTTCTCGAGCTCGTGCGCGACATGACGGACGAGCAGCTTGAGCGCCTGCACCGCGGCGGCCACGACCCGGGCAAGATATACAACGCCTACAAGCGCGCCATGGAGCACAAGGGCGGCCCCACGGTCATCCTCGCCAAGACCGTCAAGGGCTACGGCATGGGATCGTCGCAGGCGCGCAACGCAACCCACAACGAGAAGAAGATGGCCGACAGCGAGCTGGCCGCCTTCGTCAAGCGCTTCGATATCCCGATCCCCGAGGAGGCCGCGACCCACGGCACCCCATACCGCCCCTCTCAGGACGCGCCAGAGATCGTCTACATGCAGCAGCGGAGGCAGGAGCTCGGTGGCTACCTGCCCAAACGCGAGGTGCCGAAGCTCGACTTCACCGCGCCGAAGCTCGACTACTTTGCTGAATGGACAGCCGGATCGAACAAGCGCGCCGTCTCGACCACGATGGGCTTCGTCAGTATCCTGCGCCACCTGTTGAAGGACCCCGCGTTCGGCAAACTCATCGTGCCCATCCTGCCCGATGAAGGCCGCACCTTCGGCATGGAGTCGGCGATCAAGCAGGTCGGCATCTACGCCCCCGAGGGACAGAAGTACACGCCGCACGATGCCGACATGCTGCTCTACTACCGCGAGATGACCGACGGCCAGATCCTCGAGGAGGGCATCACCGAGGCTGGCTCCATGGCCTCGTTCACCGCCGCCGGCACGGCGTACTCGAACTACCGCGTGCCGATGATTCCCTTCTATATGTACTACTCGATGTTCGGCTTCCAGCGCATCGGCGACATGGCCTGGGCCTTCGCGGACTCGCGCGGCAAGGGCTTCCTGATGGGAGGCACCGCCGGACGCACCACCATGCTGGGCGAGGGATTGCAGCACCAGGATGGACACAGCATCGTGCTCTCGAGCACGATCCCCACCTGCAAGACCTACGACCCGGCCTTCGTCTACGAGCTTGCCGTCGTCGTGCAGGACGGCCTGCGCCGCATGTACGAGAAGGGCGAGGACTGTTTCTACTACATCACCATGTACAACGAGGACTACGCCATGCCGGCGATGCCCGAGGGCGTCACCGAAGGCATCCTCCGCGGCATGTACCAGCTCAAGCCCGCGCTCAAGGGCGAGGCCGTGGCCCAGCTCTTCGGCAGCGGGACCATCCTCAACGAGGTGCTCCGCGCGCAGGAGATCCTCTCCTCGAAGTACGGCGTCGAGACCAACGTCTGGAGCATGACCAGCTACATCGAGCTTCGCCGCGACGCGCTCGCCACCGAGCGCTGGAACCGCCTGCACCCCGCCGAGGCGCTCAGGAAGAGCTACCTCGAGACGGCGCTCGAAGGCACGAAGGGCCCGATCATCGCGGCAAGCGATTACATGAAGGTCATTCCCGATGCGCTCTCTCCGTGGCTGCCCACGCGTCTTGTAGCCCTCGGAACCGACGGCTTTGGACGCAGCGACAACCGCGAGCACCTGCGCAGGCACTTCGAGGTCAGCGCCGAGGCGATCGTCGGGGCTACGCTCTCGAAGCTGGCGCGCGACGGTAAGTTCAAGCCCAAGGCAGCGCAAAAGGCACTCGCCGAACTCGGAGTGAACACCGAGGCTGGCGATCCGGCTCACGCATAG